From the genome of Eucalyptus grandis isolate ANBG69807.140 chromosome 2, ASM1654582v1, whole genome shotgun sequence, one region includes:
- the LOC104419815 gene encoding GDSL esterase/lipase At1g74460 produces MKFTFAATLLALSVLGIATGGCQCKVVQFIFGDSLSDVGNNDYLSKGLAKANLPWYGIDFGNGMPNGRFCNGRTVADIIGDKMGLPRPPAFLDPSLTEDMIMQNGVNYASGGGGILNETGTYFIQRFSLYKQIELFQGTKELIREKIGDNETEKFFQQSLYVVALGSNDFINNYLMPVYSDSYTYNDDSFVTYLTETLRAQLTLLHSLGARQLMAFGLGPMGCIPLQRVLSTSGGCQDRTNKLALSFNQATSKMLEDVSSKLPNASFRFGDAYDVVNDLISNPVKHGFNNSDSPCCSWGKIRPALTCIPLSKLCKDRSKYVFWDEYHPTESANELIANELIRKMGLSPTNLSPSAAPFAAPSPQG; encoded by the exons atgaaattcacattcGCTGCGACGTTGCTGGCCCTGTCGGTTCTAGGGATTGCCACGGGCGGATGCCAGTGCAAGGTCGTGCAGTTCATATTCGGCGATTCCCTCTCGGATGTTGGGAACAATGACTACCTCTCGAAGGGACTCGCCAAGGCGAACCTGCCGTGGTACGGCATCGATTTTGGCAATGGAATGCCCAACGGGCGGTTCTGTAATGGCCGCACCGTTGCTGATATAATCG GTGATAAGATGGGTCTTCCGAGGCCTCCCGCATTCCTCGACCCATCCTTAACCGAGGACATGATAATGCAGAATGGCGTCAATTATGCCTCTGGAGGTGGAGGAATCTTGAATGAGACAGGGACTTACTTT ATTCAAAGGTTCTCTCTTTACAAGCAAATCGAGCTGTTCCAAGGAACCAAAGAGCTGATCAGAGAAAAGATAGGTGACAATGAAACGGAGAAGTTCTTTCAGCAATCTCTCTATGTGGTTGCTCTAGGAAGCAATGACTTCATCAACAATTACTTGATGCCTGTTTACAGTGACTCGTATACATATAACGATGACAGTTTTGTCACCTATTTAACTGAAACTCTCCGAGCACAACTCACG TTACTACATAGCTTAGGCGCGCGGCAGTTGATGGCGTTCGGGCTAGGGCCAATGGGCTGCATTCCCCTCCAGAGGGTGCTTAGCACATCTGGAGGGTGTCAAGACAGGACAAACAAACTAGCACTCAGTTTCAATCAAGCTACAAGCAAAATGTTAGAGGACGTGTCGAGCAAGCTTCCAAATGCGAGTTTCAGATTCGGCGATGCTTATGATGTTGTCAATGACCTTATAAGCAACCCCGTCAAACACG GGTTCAACAATTCCGACTCTCCCTGCTGCTCTTGGGGGAAAATTAGACCTGCTCTTACATGTATTCCGTTGTCAAAATTGTGCAAAGACAGAAGCAAGTACGTGTTTTGGGACGAGTACCATCCCACAGAGAGTGCTAATGAGTTGATAGCCAATGAACTCATTAGAAAGATGGGATTATCGCCAACTAACCTATCTCCATCTGCTGCACCTTTTGCGGCTCCATCTCCACAGGGTTAA
- the LOC104419825 gene encoding uncharacterized protein LOC104419825, which produces MPRDVEAMASSRAFHMLVALLTFSLLVSSNIAVPITRTGSLMHRPRVHYAIPAKAHVMKQGRNLEGSVVSRRMTVQLNDYPGPGSNNRHTPKAESGGI; this is translated from the exons ATGCCTAGAGACGTTGAGGCAATGGCTTCTTCCAGGGCCTTCCACATGCTGGTTGCATTACTAACATTTTCTCTGCTGGTGTCTTCAAACATTGCTGTCCCAATTACAA GGACAGGGAGCCTAATGCATAGGCCTAGAGTTCATTATGCAATCCCAGCAAAGGCGCATGTG ATGAAACAAGGAAGAAATCTGGAAGGTTCAGTGGTCAGCAGAAGGATGACCGTGCAGCTCAACGATTATCCAGGGCCGGGTTCTAATAACCGGCACACTCCGAAGGCAGAGTCTGGAGGAATTTGA